The following are encoded together in the Phaseolus vulgaris cultivar G19833 chromosome 9, P. vulgaris v2.0, whole genome shotgun sequence genome:
- the LOC137822769 gene encoding probable boron transporter 7, which translates to MVAPFKGISEDVKERAEFYKQDWICTICSGASILAPTLYIFFASALPVIVFGQQLHRDTDEILSVVETMASTAICGVIHSVFGGQPLLILGVAEPTVIMYGYMYSICKKTPGLGRELSLPALSWVCIWTGLLLILLAIFNACSIITRFTRIAGELFGMLITVLFLQEAIKGLIGEFNPVKEKDPSSEEFQFQWLYTNGLLATVFCFGLLFTALKSRRARAWRYGTAWLRGFIADYGVPLMVVLWTALSYFVPKQVIDGVPRRLISPLPWEPEALQHWTVVKDMGKVPLAYIFAAIIPAVMMAGLYFFDHSVASQMAQQKKFNLQKPSAYHYDVFLLGVMTLVCGILGLPPSNGVLPQSPMHTKSLSVLRRKLIRKRVVKSAKECIREHKTNSEVYGKMQDVIVEMDTDPTVKELETLKQAVMKSDNNDDAAEENFDEKHIDDYLPVRVNEQRVTNLLQSVLVGVSILAMSVIKRIPTSVLWGYFAYMAIDSLPGNQFWERILLLFITPSRRYKILEGSHASFVEVVPFKTIAAFTGLQLAYFLICYGVTWIPIFGILFPVPFFLLIVIRERLLPKMFKRNHLQELDASGYEEIAGTPHSYLMDKKPDTDSEGSSEDFYDAEILDEMTTNRGELKVITISNLHERNQSSSEDRHV; encoded by the exons ATGGTAGCACCATTTAAGGGAATAAGTGAAGATGTCAAGGAAAGAGCTGAATTCTATAAACAAGATTGGATTTGTACAATCTGTTCTGGGGCTAG CATTTTGGCTCCAACTTTATACATATTCTTTGCTTCTGCTCTTCCTGTCATTGTTTTTGGACAGCAACTTCATAGGGATACAG ATGAAATCTTGAGCGTGGTGGAAACAATGGCATCTACTGCTATTTGTGGAGTTATCCACTCAGTATTTGGTGGCCAACCTTTGTTGATTTTAGGAGTTGCTGAGCCCACTGTCATAATGTACGGTTACATGTACAGTATTTGCAAGAAAACGCCTGGACTGGGTAGGGAGCTCTCTCTGCCAGCTCTTAGTTG GGTTTGTATTTGGACAGGATTGTTGCTGATTCTGCTTGCAATTTTCAATGCTTGCTCAATTATCACAAGGTTTACAAGAATTGCTGGGGAGTTATTTGGCATGCTCATAACTGTTCTTTTCTTACAAGAGGCTATAAAG GGATTGATAGGGGAGTTCAACCCAGTCAAGGAAAAAGATCCTTCTTCAGAGGAATTTCAATTCCAGTGGCTGTATACAAATGGATTACTTGCAACCGTTTTCTGTTTTGGATTACTTTTCACTGCCCTGAAAAGCAGAAGAGCAAGAGCCTGGCGATATGGAACAG CGTGGCTACGAGGATTTATAGCAGATTATGGGGTTCCATTGATGGTGGTGTTATGGACTGCACTATCTTATTTTGTACCTAAACAAGTTATAGATGGCGTTCCTAGAAGGCTTATTTCTCCTCTACCATGGGAACCTGAAGCTCTCCAACACTGGACAGTTGTGAAG GATATGGGGAAGGTACCCCTAGCTTATATATTTGCGGCAATTATTCCAGCTGTGATGATGGCAGGCTTATACTTTTTTGATCACAGTGTAGCTTCGCAGATGGCACAACAGAAAAAATTCAACCTTCAAAAGCCATCTGCCTACCACTATGATGTTTTCCTGCTTGGAGTAATG ACTCTGGTTTGTGGGATCCTTGGTCTTCCACCTTCAAATGGAGTCCTTCCACAGTCTCCCATGCACACAAAGAGTTTATCAGTTCTTAGGAGGAAG TTGATCCGAAAGAGGGTGGTGAAGAGTGCCAAGGAATGTATTAGGGAACATAAAACCAACTCTGAAGTGTACGGAAAGATGCAAGATGTCATTGTAGAAATGGATACAGACCCTACG GTTAAAGAATTGGAGACTTTAAAACAAGCTGTGATGAAATCTGATAACAATGATGATGCAGCAGAGGAGAATTTTGATGAGAAACACATAGATGATTATCTACCAGTGAGGGTTAATGAGCAAAGAGTGACCAACCTTTTGCAGTCTGTCCTGGTGGGTGTATCAATCCTTGCCATGTCTGTAATCAAAAGGATACCAACCTCAGTTCTGTGGGGATATTTTGCTTACATGGCAATTGATAGTCTCCCTGGAAATCAGTTCTGGGAAAGGATATTGCTCCTCTTCATCACCCCAAGCCGCCGTTACAA AATTTTGGAAGGTTCTCATGCCTCTTTTGTGGAGGTAGTACCATTCAAGACCATAGCTGCATTTACAGGCTTACAGTTAGCATATTTTTTGATATGTTATGGGGTGACTTGGATTCCTATTTTTGGAATACTGTTCCCGGTACCATTCTTCCTTCTCATAGTCATAAGAGAACGATTGCTTCCAAAGATGTTCAAGCGTAACCATCTCCAAGAACTAGATGCTTCTGGGTATGAGGAAATTGCTGGAACTCCACATAGTTATTTAATG GATAAGAAACCAGATACTGATAGTGAAGGAAGCTCAGAAGACTTCTACGATGCAGAGATATTAGACGAGATGACAACCAACAGGGGAGAGTTGAAAGTGATAACTATAAGCAATTTGCATGAAAGAAATCAGAGCTCCAGTGAAGACAGACACGTTTAG